Sequence from the Ochrobactrum sp. Marseille-Q0166 genome:
ACACGATGAACCGTGACGAGCTGGCAGCAATGATCGGATTAGACCATCTGCCGGAAAGCTGGCGCAATTACGCGCACAAGCGCCTTCAGACGCGACAGGTCGAAGACTGGTCACGCCGCCTCCATGGTGAGACATCGCCGTCGGCCTGAACCGGTCCAAGCTGAAATGCCGCGCCATCACCGAATTGCACTACCATTTCTCCGACATTAGTTTGGCCTATCAAAGTGCATCGAAATAAGCAAAGAAGATATGCCGGATGGGTAAGGGAACCACGCTTGCTATCGAAGTGCGACCGGAGCGACGCGAACCTGTGTTTCTCGCTCTGGCGCGAACAATTGTTGAAGAGATTGAACGCGGCCGTCTTAAACCCGGCGATCCCCTGCCTGGAACACGTGCACTCTCCCGCAATCTGAAACTCAACCGGAATACAGTCGATGCGGCCTATCATGAATTGGCCATGCAGGGCTGGCTGGTTACGGAACCCGGGCGTGGCACCTTCGTTGCAGCCGATCTTCCCGACATGGCGATGCATCCGCAGCCGATGCGCCCGACGGGCCATGCTGCCAAGCCCACTCGTGCGACCGATCCTTTAGTTCTTCGCTTGTCCGATGGCGCTCCGGATGTAAGGCTGGTACCAACCACGGCCTTTGCCCAGGCTTTTCGCCGGGCGCTCGCTAGCGCCGCCTTCGCATCGGGCGGCATCTACGGTGATCCCCGTGGAAACGGCAAGTTGCGCGACGCGCTGTCTTCCTATCTCAGAGACGAGCGCGGCCTTACGGCTGCACCTTCTGAAATTCTCGTGACGCGCGGCAGTCAGATGGCGCTTTTTCTGGCTGCTGCGGCGGTGGCCGGTCCCGGTGCTCTCATCGCCGTCGAACAGCCCGGCTATCCGCTTGCGTGGTCGGCTTTTCGTGCAGCAGGAGCGGATGTCATCGGTATTCCGGTCGATGCTGGTGGGATCGATGTTGAGATATTGGAGAGAATGGCAAGGGCCAATGGACGCTTGCGCGCCGTCTACGTTACGCCCCACCATCAATATCCGACCACCGTAACGATGGGCGCCGCCCGGCGGCTGCGCCTGCTTGATGTGGCACGGCGGTTTGGTCTCGTCATCATCGAAGATGACTACGATAACGAATATCGCTTTGATGGTCGACCAATCCTGCCGTTAGCGGCACGCGCTGAAAGCGATCTGCCGATCATTTATATCGGTTCACTGTCCAAGTTGCTGGCCCCTGGCATCCGGATTGGTTATGCAGTCGCATCGCCCAAAATCCTGACGCCGATGGCCGACAGGCGCGAAGCTCTGGACCGGCAGGGTGACCTGCCGCTAGAGCACGCACTCGCCGATCTGATGGAGGATGGAACGATCAAGCGCCACGCCCGCAAAGCACGCAGAATCTACCATATGCGCCGCGATCTGATGGCACAATTGCTGCGGGAACGGTTCTCCGAGGACGCACAGTTTTCCTTGCCTGCCGGAGGGCTGGCGATTTGGTTAAGCCTGAAGCAGGGTTTGAGCGCCGAGACATGGGCGGCAAACGCCGCAAAACTTGGACTCTCAGTAATGCCGGGCATTCATTTCGATCTGGAGACTGTGAAACCGGCCGAAGCATTCCGGCTGGGCTTCGCAGGCCTTGACGAACGCGAGATGATACGCGCCATTGATATATTCGAGCGATCAAAGCCCGTGTGCCGATAAACCGGCCCAGAGGTTTTATCCAATCCGCCCCTGCTTCATGGTCCTTATCATGACTAAACCCTGCCTTAGCACAGGAGGGCGTCGTGGTAATCGACAATGCTTTTTATCATAAAGTCGCAGCAAGCCCCGAAACAACGGGATTTGGCCATGTCTGATCCTCTGTTGAAGGTTTTCAAGCGGATTGATCTCTCATTCGAGTTCGGAAAGGGATCGTGGCTTTATACACAAGACGGCACACGCTATCTGGATTTTGCGTCCGGCATCGCTGTCAATTCACTCGGCCATGGGCATCCCCACCTCGTGAAGGCCGTCAAAGCCCAGCTTAACAAGCTCTGGCACACTTCCAACCTTGTTCGCATACCCGAAGGCGAACAGCTGGCGCAGCGCTTAACCGATGCATCCTTTGCCGACGTTGTTTTTTTCACTAATTCGGGCGGCGAGGCAAACGAAGCCGCTGTGAAAATGGCTCGCCGCTTTCATTCGGCGACCGGCTCACCAGAGAAGTATCGTATCATCACCTTCACGGGGGCATTCCATGGTCGATCGCTCGCGATGATATCGGCAACCGGATACCAGCCGTACCTTGATGGTTTCGGTCCGCCGGTTGACGGATTCGATCAGGTGCCGCTCGACGATTGGTCAGCGCTGGGCAAGGCGATCACCTCGCACACAGCTGCAATCATGCTCGAACCAATTCAGGGTGAAGGTGGTTTGCGCTGCGTAACAAACGAGACGTTGCACCGGCTGCGCGCGCTCTGCGACGAGCATGGGCTATTGCTGATTCTCGATGAAATACAAACTGGCGCCGGTCGAACAGGCAAGTTCTTCGCCCACCAATGGAGCGATGTCGAACCCGACATCGCGACGGTCGCAAAGGGGATCGGTGGCGGATTTCCGATGGGGGCATGTCTTGCAACCCATAAAGCGGCAAGCGGCATGACCGCTGGAACGCATGGTACCACTTTCGGCGGCAATCCGCTCGCCATGAGCGCAGGCAATGCCGTGCTTGACATCATACTCGACCCCGGCTTTCTCAATCGTGTGCGGACACTGGGCCAAATGCTGGGCGATGAGTTGCATCGCCTTGCCCTGGATTATGACGACGTTGTCGCTGGTGTGCGCGGAATGGGCTTGCTCCAGGGGCTTCAAATGCGCACTGATGCGACCGCCTTCGTCGATCTATTGCGCGCCCAACAGTTGCTGGCAGTCCCAGCGCGGGACAACGTGGTGCGGTTTGCGCCCCCGCTAACAATGCTGCCGAGCGAAATCACTGAGGCGATGCGCAGGATCAAGAAAGCGGCCAATTTGTTGCGCGATCCAAACCGACCGCCCCGCCGGAAGCGGCAGACGGAAAAAAAACTGGCGATGCCGACAGAAGGCCCCTCGCCGCTTCCAGATGCGAGGTTGCCTGTATGAACGTACTCTCCTCAATCAAGGATAGCCTGACGCCGATCCATAGGTCAGGCTATCCATTCATTCTCATCGGCGCCGCCTGCGTAGTCGGGTTCAGCTTCCTATCGGCTTCAATGGCTTGGTTCGCCGGCATCGTGACGGTCTGGATTTGCTATTTTTTCCGAAACCCAGAGCGTACGACGCCCATTGAAGATGGCATTGTCGTTGCACCCGCTGAGGGCCGGGTGAGTATGATCGCCGAAGTCCTTCCACCCCGCGAACTCGCGTTACCCGCCGAACCGATGGTGCGCGTTTCGGTTTTCATGAGCATTTTCGATTGCCATGTGAACCGCGCCCCAGTGACAGGGCGGATACGACAAATCGCTTATACGCCGGGGCGCTTTTTCAATGCGGATCTGGACAAGGCCAGCGAGCAAAACGAGCGCAATGCGATAGTTCTTGAAACACCTTACGGCTCTGTCGTGGTCGTGCAAATCGCGGGGCTGATCGCCCGGCGTATCGAACATTGGGTTGCTGAAGGCGACGACATCGAAGTTGGGGAACGCTTCGGCCTAATCCGTTTCGGCTCTCGCCTTGATGTCTACCTTCCCCTTGGCACACCTCTTTGCGTCGCGGTCGGCCAGAGCGCCATCGTCGGCGAAACAGTAATCGCAAAGCTGGGTGGTGCGTCTGCTGAACGGCGATACAAGCTGAGTTAATAATCAGGTCGGCAGGGATGGCACTATGCGGCTATGCCGCAAATTCGTGAACTGGGTCTGTAAACTGGCCTCATTTTGATTGGCTGAAGCCTCGATTTGGAGGCTTTTCTTACCCGTCGCCAGTTTGATCTCGGGGATCTCAAACAGAGTGATATCCAACCCCGATGCCTGATAAGCATGTTGTATGTTTCGTGTTGTCGATCGACGAGTGTCTGCGACGAGTTTCTGCGCGAGATTTCTAAACCTTTATTGATCGACAGCTCCTATGTCCGTGTTCATCAATAAGCGACTACGGATAAAGGGGAAGCAAACCCTGTCATTCACCTCTTCGCCTGCATATCTGGTCATTTGAGGTGACATTTCCATCAAATAAATGAGTCCACAACCTAAAATCTGGATAGGTAAAAGAATTGGGACGGCTAACGCGCCGTCCCTTTGAGCCATTCGGTAAAAGTTTTACGGGCGGCCTCACGCAATGCCGGCCCGTACTTGATAGCATCGGCGCGAAGGGCGCGGGGATCG
This genomic interval carries:
- a CDS encoding PLP-dependent aminotransferase family protein; its protein translation is MGKGTTLAIEVRPERREPVFLALARTIVEEIERGRLKPGDPLPGTRALSRNLKLNRNTVDAAYHELAMQGWLVTEPGRGTFVAADLPDMAMHPQPMRPTGHAAKPTRATDPLVLRLSDGAPDVRLVPTTAFAQAFRRALASAAFASGGIYGDPRGNGKLRDALSSYLRDERGLTAAPSEILVTRGSQMALFLAAAAVAGPGALIAVEQPGYPLAWSAFRAAGADVIGIPVDAGGIDVEILERMARANGRLRAVYVTPHHQYPTTVTMGAARRLRLLDVARRFGLVIIEDDYDNEYRFDGRPILPLAARAESDLPIIYIGSLSKLLAPGIRIGYAVASPKILTPMADRREALDRQGDLPLEHALADLMEDGTIKRHARKARRIYHMRRDLMAQLLRERFSEDAQFSLPAGGLAIWLSLKQGLSAETWAANAAKLGLSVMPGIHFDLETVKPAEAFRLGFAGLDEREMIRAIDIFERSKPVCR
- a CDS encoding aspartate aminotransferase family protein; its protein translation is MSDPLLKVFKRIDLSFEFGKGSWLYTQDGTRYLDFASGIAVNSLGHGHPHLVKAVKAQLNKLWHTSNLVRIPEGEQLAQRLTDASFADVVFFTNSGGEANEAAVKMARRFHSATGSPEKYRIITFTGAFHGRSLAMISATGYQPYLDGFGPPVDGFDQVPLDDWSALGKAITSHTAAIMLEPIQGEGGLRCVTNETLHRLRALCDEHGLLLILDEIQTGAGRTGKFFAHQWSDVEPDIATVAKGIGGGFPMGACLATHKAASGMTAGTHGTTFGGNPLAMSAGNAVLDIILDPGFLNRVRTLGQMLGDELHRLALDYDDVVAGVRGMGLLQGLQMRTDATAFVDLLRAQQLLAVPARDNVVRFAPPLTMLPSEITEAMRRIKKAANLLRDPNRPPRRKRQTEKKLAMPTEGPSPLPDARLPV
- a CDS encoding phosphatidylserine decarboxylase, producing the protein MNVLSSIKDSLTPIHRSGYPFILIGAACVVGFSFLSASMAWFAGIVTVWICYFFRNPERTTPIEDGIVVAPAEGRVSMIAEVLPPRELALPAEPMVRVSVFMSIFDCHVNRAPVTGRIRQIAYTPGRFFNADLDKASEQNERNAIVLETPYGSVVVVQIAGLIARRIEHWVAEGDDIEVGERFGLIRFGSRLDVYLPLGTPLCVAVGQSAIVGETVIAKLGGASAERRYKLS